Part of the Halopenitus persicus genome is shown below.
TGGTCGAAAGGCGGGAAACGGTGAGTAAACGCTCGTCCGATGGATCGGTTGCAAAGTAATCGTATATGTCTCGAGACGTGGTGACGCCCACGGAATGTAATGCCGTGTCAGTGGTTGAGAGGATGGCGCTCATCACTGCAACGATGAGAACGGAACCGAGCGCCGTTGGCAGATATTCCATCATGAGGACCGGAAACGCTCTGTCGACGTTTTCGACGGCAAGACCGGCTGACGTGAGAGCCACCGTCGTGGCACCACCCAGCAGGACCAAGAAGACGTAAAACATCGATAAGATCACCCCGCCAATAGCGATGTGGAGTTTCGCCGTCTTAATGTCCTTCGTGGCATTGATCCTGATGATCCCCCGCTGGGTTGTAAGCAGCGTTCCGAAGAATGCGAGGATGGTCGCTGCTAACCCGATGCCCGTGTATGCGCCATCGCCGAGCGGTGCTACGTTGCCGGCGCTTATCTGCGCAAACCGCGTATTGATCGCGGCGATCCCGCCAAGATCAACGACCATATACAGAAAGGTGACGAGCACCGCGCCAACCATAACCGGTCCTTGAACGAGGTCCGTCCACGCGACGCTGACCAACCCGCCGAGCACCGTGTAGGTAATGAACACGAATCCGATCACCCAGACCATATATTTGTAGGGGACGCCGGTGATCGTGGTCACGAGGAGACTCGCACCGACGAGTTGCATGATGAGGAAGAACCATCCGTTTGCGAGGAGGATCGCTGCCGTGACTGGACGCGACATCTGCACGCCGGTCACGTCGGCGATGATATCCGGAAACGTGATCTTATCCAGTTCTCGGATCTTTCCGACCACGAAATAGAGTCCGCTCACTCCAAGCATTAAGCCCAGAATGACGCCCGTCATAAACGAGTAGCCACCTCCATAGATGGCACCGATAAAGCCGATCACGCTCGCTGCACTCACGAACGCTGCACAAAAGGACCACGTGGCGAGCCAGAGTCCGAGTTCCTTTCCGTACACCCAGAAGTCTTCGACGTCCTCGCCTTTCCGGTATCCCCAGGCACCGATCGCAAGGACGAGGAGCAGATAGATGATGAACACACTGATATAAACGACGTTAACTGCCATTCGTTTTCCCCCCCTTTCGTTCGGGAATCGTTTCGGTCACCGGCTGTCCCATAACCACGTGGACGATCGCGTAGTGGATCGCTCCAAGGCTCCCTGCTAGCACCGTCGCAACGAACACGAGGAACATGTTCGTTGGTATGCCAAGTACTGACATATATCCTGGCTATACACGACAGTATATAATTATTTCGGACGACGACGAATCGATCTCGCTCAGCCGCTTCTCCCCGTTCGTCCCAACCGCGACGGCCAATGGTGGATGCTGCTGATCGTACTCTGGTTATAGCGGACTCTTGAGTCGTAGCCCGTCCTCCGCGACGATGGTCTTGCCCCCGAAGGCTTGGGCAGCTCTCGACCGCAACGCGTCAGTGTCGAGATAGGGTGTGAGATGTGTGAGTACGAGCGTCCGTACACCGGCTGCGTCCGCGAGCTTTCCACATTCCGTGGGAGTACAATGGACCTCGTCCAGACGGTCGAGATACTCCTGATCCGGGTTGAAATATTTCGGCCACAGGGGCTTCTCCGAAGGTGGTGTCTTGAGCGATGGTCCGAGACAGCAGTCCTGAAGCAGCATATCTGCACCCGCGGCGAATTCAACGAGCCCATCGATCGCCGTCGTGTCTGCGGAGAACACGAACGATTCGCCGGTCGACTCGTCGTCGACTCGATATGCATACGTCTCGATCGAGTGATCGACCGAGAGCGCCGTGATCCGACAGTCTCCGATACGAGTCGAGAAGTCATCCACGACTTTCGTACAGTCGATGTCGTTGATCCCATCGAGCGATCGGCCGAACGATCTCCGGTACTCGAGATCGTCCTCGTATACGTCGCCCATCGAATCGACCAACGTCTGCGTTCCGGGTGGACCATAGACCGACAGGGACCGGCGTCCAAGCGTCCAACTCGCGATCGCGAAATGATAGAATGAGGCGTTGTGATCCATATGGTGGTGGGTGAAAAACAGCGTCTCGACGGACTGTGGACTCACGTCCGCCTCGAGCATCCGTTCGACGGTACCGGGTCCACAGTCGATGAGGATCGTTTCGCCACCGGACTCAACGAGGACTGCGGTTCCCGCCCTCGTTGGATCCGGGATCGGACTTCCGCTCCCAAGGATTGTTACGTCCATACAGTCGACCAATACGATAGATATTAAAATATTTTGCCTGTTCTGTTGACAACTCGGTGCCGAGCTACGACGGTGCCGAGAGTTCGAGTTCGATGATGTTTCTCGCGCCCAACACGGCGTCGGGAAGCGTCTCAGTGAACCGTTCTCCGCGGAACCGATGGGCGGGTCCGGACACCCCGATCGATCCCAGTGGCGATCCATCCTGCAGGATCGGACAAGCGACTGCTCGTCCGCCGTTGAGTCGCTCACCTCGATTCAGCGCAAACCCCTGTTGTCGGATCGATTCGAACTCATCGAATAGATCGGATCGGGTGGTGATCGTTTTTTCGGTATGTTTCGGAAGCCCGGTATGATCCAGGATCTCCGCGACGGTCTCCTCGGAGAGATGTGCCAGGATGGCTTTTCCTGCTGCGATCGAATGCGGTCGGCGTTTCGCGCCGAGATCGCCATAGGCCTGTATTGCATCCTCACCGCGTGCGTTGCAGATGAAATATATCCAGTCG
Proteins encoded:
- a CDS encoding sodium:solute symporter family protein; protein product: MAVNVVYISVFIIYLLLVLAIGAWGYRKGEDVEDFWVYGKELGLWLATWSFCAAFVSAASVIGFIGAIYGGGYSFMTGVILGLMLGVSGLYFVVGKIRELDKITFPDIIADVTGVQMSRPVTAAILLANGWFFLIMQLVGASLLVTTITGVPYKYMVWVIGFVFITYTVLGGLVSVAWTDLVQGPVMVGAVLVTFLYMVVDLGGIAAINTRFAQISAGNVAPLGDGAYTGIGLAATILAFFGTLLTTQRGIIRINATKDIKTAKLHIAIGGVILSMFYVFLVLLGGATTVALTSAGLAVENVDRAFPVLMMEYLPTALGSVLIVAVMSAILSTTDTALHSVGVTTSRDIYDYFATDPSDERLLTVSRLSTIFWGITATAAAVNPPGTIITIYNLRAVLLTSGLLIPVYIALYNRNTFSGRALITSMSLGGASGIGWELMGGTFGIPATFVGVGFASISLLVVHLIDTRIQSPQRVKAVE
- a CDS encoding IclR family transcriptional regulator, yielding MSDDDLPKQWSTVTETVFDVIEALNELDDPTVTELAERLDRAASTVHNHLAALQRQGYVVKNDGTYELSLEFFNVGMSVRNKLSLVSDVQSTVDDLARQTGEASWAASLENDWIYFICNARGEDAIQAYGDLGAKRRPHSIAAGKAILAHLSEETVAEILDHTGLPKHTEKTITTRSDLFDEFESIRQQGFALNRGERLNGGRAVACPILQDGSPLGSIGVSGPAHRFRGERFTETLPDAVLGARNIIELELSAPS
- a CDS encoding MBL fold metallo-hydrolase is translated as MDVTILGSGSPIPDPTRAGTAVLVESGGETILIDCGPGTVERMLEADVSPQSVETLFFTHHHMDHNASFYHFAIASWTLGRRSLSVYGPPGTQTLVDSMGDVYEDDLEYRRSFGRSLDGINDIDCTKVVDDFSTRIGDCRITALSVDHSIETYAYRVDDESTGESFVFSADTTAIDGLVEFAAGADMLLQDCCLGPSLKTPPSEKPLWPKYFNPDQEYLDRLDEVHCTPTECGKLADAAGVRTLVLTHLTPYLDTDALRSRAAQAFGGKTIVAEDGLRLKSPL